In one Streptomyces sp. NBC_01241 genomic region, the following are encoded:
- the thpR gene encoding RNA 2',3'-cyclic phosphodiesterase gives MYEQTQPATVRVFIALAPPDHAKEELARELRPAYDTHPHMRWNRIEDWHITLAFLGELPAGTVPLLRPPLARLAADHQPFCLALRGSGIFDDRVLWSGIDGDLDELHTLAADVRSAVKSCGVAFEDRPLRPHLTLARARRGDRSSAGEIAEAFSGFTGCRWSTDRLHLVGSNAGRSRGPIHYRDIEAWALGNGNRTGS, from the coding sequence GTGTACGAACAGACTCAGCCCGCGACCGTTCGCGTGTTCATCGCGCTCGCCCCGCCCGACCATGCGAAGGAGGAACTGGCCCGGGAGTTGCGCCCCGCCTATGACACGCACCCTCATATGAGGTGGAACCGCATCGAGGACTGGCACATCACCCTGGCGTTCCTCGGGGAGCTGCCGGCCGGGACAGTTCCGCTTCTGCGCCCGCCTCTCGCCAGACTCGCAGCGGACCACCAGCCATTCTGTCTGGCACTGCGTGGCAGTGGAATCTTCGACGACCGGGTGCTGTGGAGCGGAATCGACGGAGACCTCGATGAGCTGCACACGCTTGCCGCCGATGTGCGTTCCGCGGTCAAGAGCTGTGGTGTCGCCTTCGAGGATCGGCCTCTGCGCCCACATCTGACGCTGGCCCGTGCCCGCCGGGGAGATCGGTCCTCGGCAGGCGAGATCGCCGAAGCGTTCTCCGGATTCACCGGCTGCCGGTGGTCTACGGACCGTTTGCATCTGGTCGGCAGCAACGCCGGCCGTAGCCGTGGACCGATCCACTACCGCGACATCGAGGCCTGGGCCCTCGGCAACGGGAACCGCACCGGATCTTGA
- a CDS encoding FAD-linked oxidase C-terminal domain-containing protein — translation MGTLKRQWLADQLGPDSLALPRRLKSALDSHAVLNPGKAI, via the coding sequence GTGGGCACGCTCAAGCGGCAGTGGCTCGCCGACCAACTGGGCCCGGACAGCCTCGCTCTGCCGCGGCGGCTGAAGTCCGCCCTCGACTCGCACGCCGTCCTCAACCCGGGCAAGGCGATCTGA
- a CDS encoding GlxA family transcriptional regulator, translating into MPASRLYRVAVLVLKGAKPLDVGIPAQVFTTRASMPYEVRVCGAAPGLVTGSDGLSYYVAHGLDALAWADIVFIPGYRFPDRDDPPQAVVDALIAAHDRGARLAAISTGAFALAATGLLDGKRATTHWHYTRALVARHPLVQVDENVLFVDEGSVLTSAGAASGIDLCLHILRGDLGVAASNHAARRLVAAPYRSGGQAQYVPRSVPEPLGERFAATREWALHRLGEPLTLEVLAQHAAVSPRTFSRRFVEDTGYTPMQWVMRARIDVARELLERSVRSVEQIAADVGLGTGANLRLHFQRILGTTPSEYRRTFARGE; encoded by the coding sequence GTGCCAGCCTCCCGTCTGTATCGCGTCGCCGTCCTTGTGCTCAAGGGTGCGAAGCCGCTCGATGTCGGCATTCCTGCGCAGGTGTTCACGACCCGCGCGAGCATGCCTTACGAGGTGCGGGTGTGCGGCGCCGCACCCGGTCTCGTGACCGGCAGCGACGGCCTGTCGTACTACGTCGCCCACGGCCTCGACGCGCTTGCGTGGGCCGACATCGTCTTCATCCCCGGCTACCGGTTCCCGGACCGCGACGACCCGCCGCAGGCCGTCGTTGACGCGCTGATCGCGGCCCACGACCGGGGCGCGCGGCTCGCCGCCATCTCGACGGGCGCCTTCGCGCTCGCCGCCACGGGCCTGCTCGACGGCAAGCGCGCCACGACGCACTGGCATTACACACGCGCGCTTGTCGCGAGGCATCCGCTTGTCCAGGTCGACGAGAACGTTCTGTTCGTCGACGAGGGCAGCGTGCTGACGTCGGCCGGCGCCGCCTCGGGCATCGACCTGTGCCTGCACATTCTGCGCGGCGACCTCGGGGTGGCCGCGTCGAACCACGCGGCCCGGCGCCTGGTCGCGGCCCCCTACCGCAGCGGCGGTCAGGCGCAGTATGTGCCACGCAGCGTGCCCGAGCCGCTCGGCGAGCGGTTCGCCGCCACCCGCGAGTGGGCGTTGCACCGGCTGGGCGAGCCCCTCACCCTCGAGGTGCTCGCCCAGCACGCGGCAGTGTCGCCGCGCACGTTCTCGAGGCGCTTCGTGGAAGACACGGGGTACACGCCGATGCAGTGGGTCATGCGTGCCCGCATCGACGTGGCCCGTGAGCTGCTCGAGCGTTCGGTGCGGAGCGTCGAGCAGATCGCCGCCGACGTCGGTCTCGGGACCGGTGCGAATCTGCGGCTGCACTTCCAGCGCATCCTCGGCACCACGCCGAGCGAGTATCGGCGCACCTTCGCCCGGGGCGAGTAG
- a CDS encoding lamin tail domain-containing protein, with amino-acid sequence MPPFIPPALRGRRVKAIAIALPIGLAGSLIALPFTAQATASSDAVISEVFGGGGNAGASLTNDFIELGNAGDAPFDLTGWSVQYLSGSPTATSKWQVTEIKGAIPAGGNYLVEEAKGAGGDTALPTPDAAGTIGMSASSGTVALVHSTTPLACLTAADCAADSSIKDLVGFGTAVVRETSPATGADNTHSVSRDAAFTDTDNNSADFSGSTPSPRNSAGTGGDGGGDPSPAPSPTDITPGDVRIHDIQGATRLSPYAGKSVTNVPGVVTAVRVAGTSRGFWIQDTNPDNDPATSEGVLVFTGSSTPQVKVGDSVLVSAKVTEYYPGGKASGSQSVTELSGPTTTVLSSGNQLPAPEAIDAKTLPEAYAPNAEGGSIEPLKLEPSKYALDWYESREGMLVQVQDTRVVGASNTYNETWITTKPKQNPTPSGGTVLTGYNDLNSGRLLVGSLTADQLKANVGDTLTGTTTGPLDYANFGGYNIQATTLGKVKSGGLKPDVAKPGKANELSVATYNVENLAPQNPQSKFDQLAQGIVKNLATPDVVSLEEIQDNNGATDDGTVAADQTLAKFTDAIKKAGGPAYEWRSIDPENKTDGGEPGGNIRNVFLFNPKRVSFVDRPGGDATTPVKVVDSDKKGITLSASPGRVNPTSDAWKSSRKPLVGEFTFRGQQVFVIGNHFNSKGGDQPTHGVFQPPTLGSETQRLSQAKEVNTFVSSLLAKDKNAKVVVLGDMNDYQYSAPLTTLTQGGVLTDLINKLPVGERYSYVYDGNSQTLDHILVTPGIHNPGYELVHVNAEFSDQTSDHDPQVVRIK; translated from the coding sequence GTGCCGCCTTTCATACCCCCGGCCCTGCGCGGCCGACGTGTCAAGGCCATTGCCATTGCTCTGCCCATCGGTCTCGCCGGGTCGCTCATCGCGCTGCCGTTCACTGCGCAGGCGACCGCGTCCTCGGACGCCGTCATCTCCGAGGTCTTCGGCGGCGGCGGGAACGCCGGGGCCAGTCTCACCAATGACTTCATCGAGCTCGGCAACGCCGGCGACGCTCCCTTCGACCTCACCGGCTGGTCGGTCCAGTACTTGAGCGGCTCGCCCACCGCCACCTCCAAGTGGCAGGTCACCGAGATCAAGGGCGCCATCCCGGCCGGTGGCAACTACCTCGTGGAGGAGGCCAAGGGCGCGGGCGGCGACACCGCGCTGCCCACCCCCGACGCGGCCGGCACCATCGGCATGTCGGCGAGCAGCGGGACCGTCGCGCTCGTCCACTCCACCACTCCGCTGGCCTGTCTCACTGCCGCCGACTGCGCCGCGGACAGCAGCATCAAGGACCTGGTCGGCTTCGGCACCGCCGTCGTACGGGAGACCTCGCCCGCCACCGGCGCCGACAACACGCACTCGGTGAGCCGCGATGCCGCCTTCACCGACACGGACAACAACTCGGCCGACTTCTCCGGCTCGACGCCGAGCCCGCGCAACAGCGCCGGTACGGGCGGCGACGGTGGCGGGGATCCGTCCCCCGCTCCCTCGCCCACCGACATCACCCCTGGTGACGTACGCATCCACGACATCCAGGGCGCCACGCGGCTCTCCCCGTACGCGGGCAAGAGCGTCACCAACGTCCCCGGCGTGGTCACCGCGGTCCGGGTCGCCGGTACTTCGCGCGGCTTCTGGATCCAGGACACGAACCCGGACAACGACCCGGCCACCAGCGAGGGCGTCCTCGTTTTCACCGGCTCTTCCACCCCGCAGGTCAAGGTGGGCGACTCGGTCCTGGTCTCCGCCAAGGTCACCGAGTACTACCCGGGCGGCAAGGCCTCCGGCTCGCAGTCCGTCACCGAGCTGAGCGGCCCGACGACCACCGTCCTGTCCTCCGGCAACCAGTTGCCCGCGCCCGAGGCGATCGACGCCAAGACGCTGCCCGAGGCCTACGCGCCGAACGCGGAGGGCGGCAGCATCGAGCCCCTCAAGCTGGAGCCGTCCAAGTACGCCCTGGACTGGTACGAGTCCCGCGAAGGCATGCTGGTGCAGGTCCAGGACACCCGCGTGGTGGGTGCCAGCAACACGTACAACGAGACGTGGATCACCACGAAGCCCAAGCAGAACCCGACCCCCAGCGGCGGCACCGTTCTCACCGGCTACAACGACCTGAACTCCGGTCGCCTGCTGGTCGGTTCGCTGACCGCTGACCAGCTCAAGGCCAACGTCGGTGACACTCTCACCGGTACGACGACCGGCCCGCTGGACTACGCCAACTTCGGTGGCTACAACATCCAGGCCACCACCCTCGGCAAGGTCAAGTCCGGCGGTCTCAAGCCGGATGTGGCGAAGCCGGGCAAGGCCAACGAGCTCTCCGTCGCCACGTACAACGTGGAGAACCTTGCCCCGCAGAACCCGCAGAGCAAGTTCGACCAGCTGGCCCAGGGCATCGTCAAGAACCTCGCCACCCCGGACGTCGTGAGCCTGGAGGAGATCCAGGACAACAACGGCGCCACGGACGACGGCACGGTCGCCGCCGACCAGACGCTAGCCAAGTTCACCGACGCCATCAAGAAGGCAGGCGGCCCGGCGTACGAGTGGCGCTCCATCGACCCGGAGAACAAGACCGACGGCGGCGAGCCCGGCGGCAACATCCGTAACGTGTTCCTCTTCAACCCGAAGCGCGTCAGCTTCGTGGACCGTCCGGGCGGCGACGCCACCACCCCCGTCAAGGTCGTCGACAGCGACAAGAAGGGGATCACCCTGTCGGCCTCGCCCGGCCGTGTCAATCCGACGTCCGATGCCTGGAAGAGCAGTCGCAAGCCGCTGGTCGGCGAGTTCACGTTCCGGGGCCAGCAGGTCTTCGTCATCGGCAACCACTTCAACTCCAAGGGCGGCGACCAGCCGACCCATGGCGTCTTCCAGCCGCCGACGCTGGGCTCCGAGACGCAGCGTCTGTCCCAGGCCAAGGAGGTCAACACCTTCGTCTCCAGCCTGCTCGCCAAGGACAAGAACGCCAAGGTCGTCGTTCTCGGTGACATGAACGACTACCAGTACTCCGCGCCGCTCACCACGCTCACCCAGGGCGGAGTCCTCACCGACCTGATCAACAAGCTGCCGGTGGGCGAGCGGTACAGCTACGTCTACGACGGCAACTCGCAGACGCTGGACCACATCCTCGTCACCCCGGGGATCCACAACCCCGGGTACGAGCTGGTCCACGTCAATGCGGAGTTCTCCGACCAGACGAGCGACCACGACCCGCAGGTCGTTCGCATCAAGTAA
- a CDS encoding cysteine hydrolase family protein, with the protein MSSALLVMDVQRAVVDIADDGSGYLPRLRRAIDGARAADIPVIYVVIALRRGFPEVGPHNRALTAVARAGLHIEGDPGTEIHPDVAPRPGEVVVTKRRASAFSGSDLDVVLRAHGVDSLVLTGIATSAVVLHTLCQANDLDFDLTVLADACLDTDAEVHRFLTEKLFPQWADVVTVDDWLNATTPR; encoded by the coding sequence ATGAGCAGCGCCCTTCTCGTGATGGACGTCCAGCGAGCCGTCGTGGACATTGCCGACGACGGCTCCGGATACCTGCCGCGCCTGCGCAGGGCGATCGACGGTGCCCGGGCGGCAGACATTCCTGTCATCTACGTGGTCATCGCACTACGCCGGGGCTTTCCGGAAGTCGGCCCGCACAACAGGGCACTCACCGCCGTCGCGCGAGCCGGGCTCCACATCGAGGGCGACCCCGGAACCGAAATCCACCCCGATGTCGCGCCCCGGCCGGGCGAGGTGGTGGTCACCAAGAGACGGGCGAGCGCGTTCTCGGGCAGCGACCTCGACGTGGTGCTCAGGGCGCACGGCGTCGACAGCCTCGTCCTCACCGGCATCGCCACCAGTGCCGTGGTGCTGCACACCCTGTGCCAGGCCAACGACCTGGACTTCGATCTCACCGTCCTCGCCGACGCCTGCCTGGACACCGATGCCGAGGTTCACCGGTTCCTCACCGAGAAGCTGTTCCCGCAGTGGGCGGACGTCGTCACCGTCGACGACTGGCTCAATGCCACCACACCCCGTTAG
- a CDS encoding TetR/AcrR family transcriptional regulator gives MARAARVGLTTERLVRAGAELADEIGFEQATPAELARRFGVRTASLYSHVKNAHDLKTKIALLALEELADQVSTAVAGRAGKDALTAFANVYRDYALKHPGRFAAAQFRLDPQTAAASAGVRHARMTRAILRGYNLAEPHQTHAVRLLGSVFSGYVGLETAGGFSHSTPDSQESWTEILNALDALLRTWPTTS, from the coding sequence ATGGCACGGGCCGCACGGGTAGGACTGACCACGGAGCGCCTGGTCCGGGCGGGGGCAGAGCTGGCCGACGAGATCGGCTTCGAGCAGGCGACCCCCGCGGAACTCGCCCGGCGGTTCGGTGTCAGGACCGCGAGCCTGTACTCGCACGTGAAGAACGCCCACGACCTCAAGACCAAGATCGCTCTGCTCGCCCTGGAGGAACTCGCCGACCAGGTCTCCACCGCGGTGGCCGGACGGGCCGGCAAGGACGCTCTGACCGCTTTCGCGAACGTCTACCGCGACTACGCCCTCAAGCACCCGGGGCGCTTCGCCGCAGCCCAGTTCCGGCTCGACCCGCAGACGGCGGCCGCCAGCGCCGGCGTTCGGCACGCCCGGATGACGCGGGCGATCCTGCGCGGATACAACCTGGCCGAACCGCACCAGACGCACGCGGTACGGCTGCTAGGCAGCGTCTTCAGCGGCTACGTCGGCCTGGAGACCGCCGGCGGCTTCAGCCACAGCACCCCTGATTCGCAGGAGAGCTGGACCGAGATCCTCAACGCGCTCGACGCCCTGCTGCGCACCTGGCCCACCACCTCCTGA
- a CDS encoding zinc-binding dehydrogenase: MNRRVVYTRGGLPADVLTIIEEPEPAAPERGQVLIRTTAFTVHPGDLQAIEAHPGKAAQPVPAGLEATGVVEAIGPGTHVAPDVQVGGRVTVFPQPGAWAQWIVADAEVVVAVPDELSDEVAAQMLANPLTTVMLRREAEEHLAFGYDGCLVQTAAGSSVGRLVTGVSQFHNLALVNVVRSERGAAELRRRFPDVPVVSTEHPGWADEVRKAAGGRPVSVAFDPIGGKLAESLLGLLTPGGKLVSYGQIAEEAIPVHASTLLNKSLTLRGKSIGRWLSEASAERRASDVATAKQIALGLQDQFEVAATYGLGELANAVEHAVRPGKVGLVLVRPW; encoded by the coding sequence ATGAACCGTCGTGTCGTCTACACCCGTGGCGGGTTGCCCGCCGACGTCCTGACCATCATCGAGGAGCCGGAGCCGGCAGCGCCCGAGCGCGGCCAGGTCCTCATCCGCACCACGGCCTTCACGGTGCACCCTGGTGATCTCCAGGCCATCGAGGCCCACCCAGGGAAGGCCGCACAGCCGGTTCCGGCCGGCCTGGAAGCCACCGGCGTGGTGGAAGCCATCGGCCCGGGAACGCACGTGGCACCGGATGTCCAGGTCGGCGGCCGCGTAACGGTCTTCCCCCAACCGGGGGCTTGGGCCCAGTGGATCGTGGCGGACGCCGAGGTGGTCGTCGCCGTACCGGACGAGCTGTCGGACGAGGTCGCCGCGCAGATGCTGGCGAATCCGCTCACCACGGTGATGCTGCGCCGTGAGGCGGAGGAGCACCTGGCCTTCGGTTACGACGGTTGTCTGGTGCAGACCGCCGCGGGCTCGTCGGTCGGGCGGCTGGTAACGGGCGTGTCGCAGTTCCACAACCTGGCGCTCGTCAACGTCGTCCGCAGCGAGCGCGGTGCCGCCGAGCTGCGCCGGCGGTTCCCGGACGTGCCGGTCGTGTCGACAGAGCATCCGGGTTGGGCCGACGAGGTCCGCAAGGCAGCCGGTGGTCGTCCGGTGAGTGTGGCCTTCGACCCGATCGGCGGGAAGCTGGCAGAGAGCCTTCTGGGCCTGTTGACGCCGGGCGGGAAACTTGTCAGTTACGGGCAAATCGCCGAAGAGGCGATCCCGGTGCACGCGTCGACACTGCTCAACAAGTCGTTGACGCTGCGGGGCAAAAGTATCGGCCGGTGGTTGTCCGAGGCATCCGCCGAGAGACGGGCATCCGACGTCGCGACTGCGAAGCAGATCGCACTGGGGCTCCAGGACCAATTCGAAGTGGCCGCTACGTACGGCCTTGGCGAGCTGGCCAACGCCGTGGAGCACGCGGTACGGCCCGGCAAGGTCGGCCTCGTTCTCGTCCGCCCCTGGTAG
- the gap gene encoding type I glyceraldehyde-3-phosphate dehydrogenase — translation MTRIAINGFGRIGRNVQRALLERDSDLEVVAVNDLTEPATLARLLAYDTTAGRLGRPVTTDGDALVVDGRRITVLAEREPAQLPWAELGVDIVLEATGRFTSATAARAHLGAGAKKVLVSAPSDGADVTLAFGVNTDAYDPAVHTIISNASCTTNALAPLAAVLDRLADIEHGFMTTVHAYTQEQNLQDGPHRDARRARAAAVNIVPTTTGAAQAIGLVLPNLDGKLAGDSIRVPVPVGSIVELNTTVARDVTRDDVLAAYRAAAEGPLAGILEYSDDPLVSSDITGNPASSIFDSALTRVDGRHVKVVAWYDNEWGFSNRVIDTLELLATR, via the coding sequence ATGACTCGCATCGCCATCAACGGATTCGGCCGCATCGGACGCAATGTGCAGCGCGCACTGCTCGAACGCGACAGCGACCTCGAGGTCGTCGCCGTCAACGACCTCACGGAGCCCGCCACCCTCGCGCGGCTGCTCGCCTACGACACGACGGCCGGCCGGCTCGGCCGCCCGGTGACCACCGACGGGGACGCCCTTGTCGTCGACGGCCGTCGCATCACGGTGCTCGCCGAGCGTGAACCGGCGCAGCTGCCGTGGGCCGAGCTCGGCGTCGACATCGTGCTCGAGGCGACCGGCCGCTTCACGTCGGCCACGGCCGCCCGCGCCCACCTCGGCGCAGGCGCGAAGAAGGTGCTCGTCAGTGCGCCGTCGGACGGCGCCGATGTCACGCTCGCGTTCGGAGTCAACACCGACGCGTACGACCCGGCCGTGCACACGATCATCTCGAACGCCTCGTGCACGACCAACGCGCTCGCGCCGCTGGCCGCGGTCCTCGACAGGCTCGCCGACATCGAGCACGGCTTCATGACGACCGTGCACGCCTACACGCAGGAACAGAACCTGCAGGACGGCCCGCACCGCGACGCCCGCCGCGCCCGCGCCGCCGCTGTCAACATCGTGCCGACCACGACGGGCGCTGCCCAGGCGATCGGCCTCGTACTGCCGAACCTCGATGGCAAGCTGGCGGGCGACTCGATCCGCGTACCGGTTCCGGTGGGCTCGATCGTCGAGCTCAACACGACCGTCGCCCGCGACGTCACGCGCGACGACGTGCTGGCGGCGTACCGTGCCGCGGCGGAGGGGCCGCTCGCCGGCATCCTCGAGTACTCGGACGACCCGCTCGTGTCCTCCGACATCACGGGCAATCCCGCCTCGTCGATCTTCGACTCGGCCCTCACCCGTGTCGACGGCCGCCACGTCAAGGTGGTCGCCTGGTACGACAACGAGTGGGGCTTCTCGAACCGCGTGATCGACACGCTCGAGCTCCTCGCCACCCGCTGA
- a CDS encoding FBP domain-containing protein, translating into MKSLTEQEIRTAFVNCTKGEARRLTVPRDLAEQCWDDLDFLGWRDPQAPDRAYLVTELDGRPVGVQLRSSGVGSWQMRRSMCSVCVTTQTGAVSLMVAPRSGKAGQQGNSVGVYMCSDLACSLYVREKKDAGIGARLHETLTLEEKVRRTVANLAAFLAKVTA; encoded by the coding sequence ATGAAGTCACTGACTGAGCAGGAGATTCGTACCGCGTTCGTGAACTGCACCAAAGGTGAGGCCAGACGCCTGACCGTCCCCCGCGACCTGGCCGAGCAGTGCTGGGACGACCTGGACTTCCTGGGCTGGCGAGATCCCCAGGCCCCCGACCGGGCCTACCTCGTGACCGAGCTGGACGGCCGGCCGGTCGGCGTCCAGCTGCGCTCCTCCGGCGTCGGCTCCTGGCAGATGCGCCGCAGCATGTGCTCGGTGTGCGTGACCACCCAGACCGGGGCCGTCTCCCTCATGGTCGCGCCGAGGTCCGGGAAGGCCGGGCAGCAGGGAAACTCGGTTGGTGTCTACATGTGCAGCGACCTGGCCTGCTCCCTGTATGTACGCGAGAAGAAGGACGCGGGCATCGGCGCACGCCTCCACGAGACCCTCACCCTGGAGGAGAAGGTCCGGCGAACCGTGGCGAACCTTGCCGCGTTCCTTGCCAAGGTGACCGCGTGA
- a CDS encoding trypsin-like peptidase domain-containing protein, translating into MRKPLLATLTAVALGAAALVGTTGTAAAAPDRASGATPTAATSAVHPDSTPASVTAASFAGTVALSNCSGSLVRMPNSQATDPGLVMTNGHCLETGFPSAGQVVTNQSSTRSFTLLNTSAGTAGTLKANKVVYATMTDTDVTLYQLTKTYAQIQQSTGIAPLTLSATHPVQGHAIDVVSGYWKRVYSCSVDGFAYRLKESQWTWKDAVRYTPECQVIGGTSGSPVIDTTTGQVTAINNTINESGESCTLDNPCEVNEQGTVTVRKGIGYAQETYGIPACFTTGNKLNLSATGCTLPKPTAVSAR; encoded by the coding sequence ATGCGCAAGCCTCTCCTCGCCACCCTCACCGCCGTGGCCCTCGGTGCCGCCGCCCTGGTAGGCACCACGGGCACGGCAGCCGCAGCACCCGACCGCGCGAGCGGGGCGACCCCCACTGCCGCGACGTCCGCGGTGCACCCTGACAGTACGCCCGCCTCGGTGACAGCCGCCTCCTTCGCCGGCACCGTGGCGCTCAGCAACTGCTCAGGCTCCCTGGTCCGCATGCCGAACTCACAGGCGACGGACCCGGGGCTGGTCATGACGAACGGCCACTGCCTCGAAACTGGCTTCCCGAGCGCGGGTCAGGTCGTCACCAACCAGTCCTCCACCCGCAGCTTCACGCTGCTCAACACCTCGGCCGGCACCGCCGGAACACTCAAGGCGAACAAAGTCGTCTACGCAACGATGACCGACACGGACGTCACGCTCTACCAACTGACCAAGACCTACGCCCAGATACAGCAGTCCACGGGAATCGCGCCGCTGACGCTCTCCGCGACCCACCCGGTGCAGGGGCACGCGATCGACGTGGTCTCCGGCTACTGGAAGCGGGTCTACTCCTGCTCCGTCGACGGATTCGCGTACCGCCTGAAGGAGAGCCAATGGACATGGAAGGACGCCGTCCGCTACACCCCGGAGTGCCAGGTCATCGGGGGCACCTCGGGCTCCCCGGTCATCGACACGACGACCGGGCAGGTCACGGCGATCAACAACACCATCAACGAGAGCGGTGAAAGCTGCACCCTCGACAATCCCTGCGAGGTAAACGAGCAGGGGACCGTCACCGTCCGCAAGGGGATCGGATACGCCCAGGAGACATACGGCATCCCCGCCTGCTTCACGACGGGCAACAAGCTCAACCTGTCGGCCACGGGCTGCACGCTTCCGAAGCCGACAGCAGTATCGGCTCGCTGA
- a CDS encoding GDSL-type esterase/lipase family protein: MNTEHDWTTTPITASLLRGALDVERTERGVLPHRLPARARQQIPDGQLAMAESQPSGVRLAFRTRATAVELDVVATKRVYVGAPPRPDGVYELLVDGRLAGRASATEGDTLTIDMASGTAQTRPGPVETLRFTDLPDDEKDVEIWLPHDETTQLATLRTNAPVHTPPPSGRKIWLHHGSSISHGSNAATPTGIWPALAAALGKVELVNMGFGGSALLDPFTARTMRDTPADLISIKIGINIVNADLMRLRAFGPAVHGFLDTIRDGHPTTPLLVVSPIYCAIHEDTPGPSAPDLSAMSEGRLRFVATGDPAQSATGKLTLTVIRDELARIVQQRAATDPNLHYLHGLDLYGEADHAELPLPDALHPDPATHQRIGERFAHLAFDRGPFTTENH; this comes from the coding sequence ATGAACACCGAGCACGACTGGACCACCACTCCCATCACCGCCAGCCTCCTGCGCGGCGCCCTCGACGTGGAGCGCACCGAACGCGGCGTACTGCCTCACCGGTTGCCCGCGCGCGCCCGGCAGCAGATTCCCGACGGCCAGCTGGCCATGGCGGAGTCACAGCCCTCCGGAGTCCGACTGGCCTTCCGTACCCGGGCCACCGCCGTCGAACTGGACGTCGTGGCCACCAAACGGGTCTACGTCGGAGCGCCGCCGCGCCCCGACGGGGTGTACGAGCTCCTCGTCGACGGGCGGCTCGCGGGCCGGGCCAGCGCGACCGAGGGCGACACTCTCACCATCGACATGGCCTCCGGGACCGCACAAACCCGTCCCGGGCCGGTGGAGACCCTGCGCTTCACGGACCTGCCGGACGACGAGAAGGACGTCGAGATATGGCTGCCGCACGACGAGACCACCCAGCTGGCCACCCTGCGCACCAACGCCCCCGTCCACACACCACCGCCCAGCGGCCGCAAGATCTGGCTGCACCACGGCAGTTCGATCAGCCACGGCTCCAACGCTGCCACCCCAACCGGGATCTGGCCCGCCCTGGCCGCCGCTCTGGGCAAGGTAGAGCTGGTCAACATGGGATTCGGCGGCAGCGCCCTGCTCGACCCGTTCACCGCCCGCACCATGCGCGACACGCCCGCCGACCTGATCAGCATCAAGATCGGCATCAACATCGTCAACGCCGACCTGATGCGGCTGCGCGCGTTCGGCCCGGCCGTCCACGGTTTCCTCGACACCATCCGCGACGGGCACCCCACCACCCCGCTGCTGGTCGTCTCGCCCATCTACTGCGCCATCCACGAGGACACGCCCGGGCCCAGCGCCCCGGACCTCAGCGCCATGAGCGAGGGGCGGCTGCGGTTCGTGGCCACCGGCGATCCCGCGCAGAGCGCCACCGGGAAACTGACCCTCACCGTGATCCGGGACGAGCTGGCCCGCATCGTCCAGCAGCGTGCCGCCACCGACCCGAACCTGCACTACCTCCACGGCCTCGACCTCTACGGCGAGGCCGACCACGCCGAACTGCCGCTGCCCGATGCTCTGCACCCGGACCCCGCCACCCACCAGCGCATCGGCGAACGCTTCGCCCACCTCGCCTTCGACCGCGGCCCTTTCACCACGGAAAACCACTGA